taattaaaattatcctcaaaaaatttaaaattggtaACGTTAGTCCTTCCGTCTAATATTTGACTAACGATATTATCATTTGCTTACTTGGCTATTAGTGTCACATGTCAGCAAAAGTTTAAACAGCGTCATTTTCTTTGATCACCTCTTACAACGCTTCATTTTTCATACCTGTTTCGTTACATCTCTCTAATTCTATCATTCTTCTGAAAACAAAACATCTCTCTAATCCCTTCATCTTCGATTCTCACCTCCACAAAGATGGAGCATTGAACAGCGACTATCAACCTAGACCGACGACAACATTGTGTTGGAGTTGAAGGTGACCGGTTTGCAACAACCTTGGTCAAGCGAAGAGCGCACACCATCGCCTTGCATGAGAGGTAGGTTAccttttctttgttattttctgCGATTGATTGTGGTTTTATCTGTTGATGAATGTACTTCTATGATTGTTGGAAATCCATTGTTACTGTTTGTAATGTTAGggtttgaaaaatatattcagGCTTAGGACTTGCGTGGTGACCCATGAATGATTCTATTTTTCGAGATTTGAGAGCAATGTTTGTGTTCTGTATAGCTGCATGTGtgtgttttattttcatttttgtagtTGATGATGACTCTGATTTgcttgtttttgaaaaaaaaaattccaatagTTCAATGTGTTGCTATTTTGGTTGCAGATAGAAGGTCTCCCTAGGACCTTTGTATTTCACTATGGTGGAAAGTTCAAAACAGATGAATCAGGATATCTGTTTTATGAACTAGATAATACTGAAGTGTTAATGGGTGTAGAAGCAGACACTCTATATGCGTTTTTTGTGAAGTGATATTATAAGGAGTTAGGATATGCTGAGATGAACAATTCCTTGTGGAAGGTTCCTGGAACACGTCTGGACGATGGCTTGAGGAGGCTAGAAAATGATGTTGATCTGTTGGCATTGGTTAAGGACTGCAGGAGGAATCATCACCTCATGAACATCTATTTTGAGCATGTAGTTTCTAAGCCACACGTGGTTGACTACATGggtgaggatgatgatgatgtactACAGTTGTCAACCATTCCTGAACTCCCATAGAAACTGAATAAGGACCACAATGAAGCAAAGTTTCAACCAGATTGTAAgaccacaaaaaaattttttcagcCAAAAAGGAACAACTCTCAACCTACCAAGTTACCCTCTCCTCAACCCATACTTTagcccacacttaaaccaactCCTCAACCCACACAGAAGCCCACTCCTCAGTCCACACATAATCCCATAAGAAAGCCCATCCATCAGCCCAAGCCTTGGACTAAACCCCAAGCTGCTAAAGTTTCTGCCAAGCCTTCACCAGCCAATAACATTAATCAGAAGGTGAAAGATACAACCAAAACAAGATCGGAAGGCAAGTTAAGGCAACTCcaattgataatgataatgactCTCATGATTCATATGAGAGTGCTGAAGACAGTTTGTACAAGCCTCCAAAAATTTATCCCTATCGTACAAGGTCACCGTGAATCACCTTGATGCCTTCAAAATTGCATCTATTGTATTCATCAGTGGCTGACTAAATTGCTACCATGTCTCCAACTGTGCCTCAGCCTCTCTTTCCTTATACAAAGAGCTCCACCAATCTCCCATAAGTAAACTTTACAAAGGAACAAACTGGAATGTTTCTGACACTCTTGAGTACCGAATTAACACACTCGAATATATTTGTCATCATATGGCCAAATCTACGACCCTCGTCCCGATGTTGAGTCCACTTATTGTACTCCATCCTCTTGGCCCAGTCATACATGGCTGGGTCTTTATTTCGAAGAATATCAAACCAATAATCAAACTCTGCCTCAGTTTTTGCGTAAGCAGTATTGACTAGAAATCTCTTTGCATCATTTTCCTTGAAACTCAGTGCGAAATTCACTGGAACGTGCCTAACACAAAATGCACGATAAGCAGTAGGCAGAAGCCATCCACCATCAGGAACCTCCAAGGTGGCCTTGATTCCATTATGCCTATCGGATATCACGAGAATGCTGGGTTGAAGAGTCACGTGCTATTATAGGTGAGACAAGAAAAACAACCATGACTCTGTATTTTCACTTTCTACTAGGGCAAAAGCAATAGGAACGATATTAGAATTTTCGTCCTGAGCAATCGCAACcgcaatatttttttatatttgtcgTATAAGTGGGTCCCATCAATACTCACCAATGGCTTATAATAATTGAATGCATCGATGCACAGTGGGAACGACTAAAAAGGTTGGTGGAAAAACGCTGATGACTCATCAACCTGGCCTCCAACTCGCACAAGACTCGTCTTCAGTACTACAATACTACTTCGCATCGTTATCTGCACCTAGTACCCATCTTGGAAACTCATTATAGGCCTCATCCCAATCCCCATAAATCTACGCAATGGCCTTCTACTTAGCCAACCAAACCCTCCTGTACATATGTCTAAACCCAAAATGTGCTTCCGTCGCATTCTGCAGTACCTTAATGGACATAATTGCATCAGCTCTGATCATAGGAAGGATGAAAGTAGATATCACATGGTAAGCAAGCTTCTTGTGACCACTAGAAATTGACGTGGCTAGACATGTATGAGGTTTGTTATACCGTTTGACCTCCCAAATACTCTTCCGCTGCCGAAGAGTGATTCGAATCAACCATCTGCAACTGTTTCTGAACTCCTTACACTTTTTTTAGTACTTGGCATGATTCGATTCCAACACGTTGTACTCAACCTATGGCGGATGCTATAAGTCTTCACACATAAGATGGCtttctctttattctaaaaCTGCTGACCAACCTGGAACTTAGCTAGACCTACGGTATCCTATGAATCTCTGACCCCGAAATCGTATTCTACATCCGCAAACCCCCTACTATCTCATGGCCTCTAAATGTAGAGTCGAAAAGTGTGGGGGGTACTGTTGAGTTTCCAAGCTCGATGCTCCACCAGCCCCAACAGAAATACTCCTCCCTAGATGATCATCACTATCCTCATTAATTATGGTGGACTCCACATCATCGTCATCTCGCAATACATCTTTCACGGCATCTGGTTCTCCAACCTCCCTAGAAACCGGAATCATAATAGGAGTATTCCTGTTATCACATATTTCTACAATCTCATCCTGGTGTAGATCAGCTGCGAAAGATAGAGATGCCACCAAATCTCTCGCAGATACCATTACAGACAGAGATAAAGACGCAATAACAGGGGGTTGAACTAGAGGCTGCTACCATTGGCATCGATTGATGATTCCGGTTTGATCCTCCTAAATTAGAGACCACATCCCAAGTTTGGCCAATAGTTTATGGGTTCTCATCTCAGGAAATTGGCGACAACAGTGAAATAAAACTTGCAAATCGTCATCACTGTCTATCACAAACGAGTCGTACTTCACCCCATCGTGACCAACAGAAAATCGAAATTCTATAAAATAACTTCTCTACCCGTTTCACTCCATGCAGTCCCAATTTCTGGAATATGGTATTCTGAAAATCAACAAAGCTCGTAGAAGGTCTGATAAGACACTCAACGGATCcttatcaataaattttattcccTCTAGCGTTTTTTTCTTAATCGTCCTTCGATAGTGCACTAGAACTAAAAACTACCCTCACTAGCCCTTGTGAAATCCACTCTATTGAACACTACACGTTCTGATCCTATTTAAATAGCACATACTCCTTAGTGAATCGAATTAAATGAatcaattatatttgatttaCCATGCTCTATCAGTTGCTGTAAATTGAAACAAGTTCGTTCGATTTAATATACATAACGGGCTTCCTTAGTAAATGAAATCATATTGCTTTGATTTATATGAATCCAAGGTAAACTGAATTATATCACTTTGATTTTTATGAATCCAAAGTAAATCGAATTATATTGTTTCGATTTATATGTAATCAAGATAAATCTAATTATATTGCTTCGATTTACATAGTTCTAGAACTTTTATGTTAGTTCTTTGCATTTAGGACATTCATATAAAACTAAAACCCTAATAGTCTGTTTATATAATTTGATCTATATATCATGGTtgatatttgataaaatatataaattaacacatgtataatatataatattattattgtaatttctaattagtaatgtttttattttattttctaatgtcTAAAACAAAAATGTTCAAAAATTTAGAAACTAATCGAACCTTTTGAGATTATGTACTACTTATGAAATTGGATTAACGCGAAAGTTTCGCTCAAATTagacattaaaataataattttgatagttaagttagtaataattatttttagcaCCATAATTCAGTTATCTAAATTCAAgagaatattttaattagttttcttAAGTTTAAAATAGTAGTtgtcttgttttttttttttatttgtccaaACAAGGTGTGGGTTGTTAAATGGGAAACTTTATCAGACTCAGAAGCCTGGGTGTGGGTATGTGACCCTTCTTTTTAGGAAAGGTGGTCATTCCTAATTTGAGCTTTGCATGCCATGGGATTAGAGAATATAACGTAattcacttttcaaaatttttgaattataaaaaaatttggcggTATGTGAAGTGACCGAGGATTTTCAAAAGTAGTAACAACagattttgttttctatttgagttggaagaaaatggaaaaagatGTAGGGATGGTAAAAATCTCTGCCTGTTCTAGATTCTTGTTTAATAAAAGtatatgaaatttattttgtttttccattagcAACTCCAATGATGTTGAAACTGTCTCAAACAAATTGATAAATTCTTTATGACAAAAAGgataattttttgaatatttttaggTAAACGTAATTTGTCTTTTTAACTATAATAGTTTGGCCTTCCAACACCTACTAACGTgaactagtttttttttttttttactaatttcacatttgaaaaaaatatcaaatcgGTATTCGAAAGATTCCGACGCTGACAAAATGGTACTTGACTTTTGTTATTAACAAAATAGTCtttgaaagattttaaaatttgacaaaattatccaaccataaaaaaatattgtcaccGTGAATGAAAAACGCTGATATGACCGTCGGAAGATGGCAAAGAACTCCGACGACCTTTCCggtccttttcttcttcttcttcttcttctctttgccATGGCGGAAAGAGACGCAGCAGTGAGATGCTGTCCTGGCAGAAGGGACGCTTCTCCATGGCAGAAGGAGACGTAGCGGCGAAATGCTGCTACCATGGCAGAGGggacgcttcttcttcttctttgtcatGGTAGAAGGGGATGCAACGGCGAGGTACTTCCATAGCAAGGGGACGCGGAAGGGACGCAATGgtgtgttgaagaagaagaagcggcgAACACGAGAACCTGGTGAGATACTGCCATGGTGGAAGGGGACGCAACGACGTTCCATGGCGGTCTAGCGACAGAGGACGCAGCGgcgtgttgaagaagaagaagttgtgGAAACTCTGTTCGATTGCAGAGCGTGGTGGTGAGGCAGAGGAGTTGCTCCACGCAAGAGAGGGAGACTCAGAAAATGTGAAATAGCAAAGAGAAGCAAAAAGTATGATTTCATTATTGTAAACTGATATATATACACTCAATGTGAGCCACACATTTGATAACTGCCTAACTAAATTTCTTACTATACTCTAACTAATACTGATGTTAATTTACTAAGTGGGATAGCTTGTAATACATGCTATTAAGCTATTGATCTACTCTACTACAATCTGGCTACATCCCCCCGCAAGTTGGGGGTGTGAAAATTGATCAGACCCAGCTTGACTTCACAAGACAAGAAGGGATTAGGTGCTAGAGGTTTAGTCAAGATATCAGCAACCTGATTTGCTGATGAAACAGGGAGCAGCTTCAAAATGCCTTCTTGGACCTTCTCTCTCACAGTGTGGCAGTCAATCTCGATATGTTTTGTTCGTTCGTGAAAAACAAGATTGGCTGCGATATATAGTGCAGACTGGTTGTCGCAGTACAAGGTAATTGGCGTCGGAGGTGTTGCGTGAAAATCtcgaagaaggaaagaaagccAGGTACCTTCACATGTGGCGAGCGCCATTGCTCGATACTCCGCTTCAGCAGAGGAGCGCGCGATAGTTTGTTGTTTCTTGCATCTCCATGACACCAGGGACTTGCCAAGGAAAAAACAAAATCCAGACACAGACCGGCGAGTATCGGGACAAGCTGCCCAATCGGAGTCAGAGAATGCTGTCAAGTTGAGGTTGTCTGAAGCTGAGAATAGAACACCTTTGGCTGGAGCACCTTTGAGATACCTCAGGACATGGAGTGCTGCCTTGAAGTGGGTATCCGTTGCACAGTCCAGGTATTGATTTAGCTTACTTACCGCAAAACATATGTCCGGACGAGTGTTTGTCAGATAGATCAGCCGCCCAATCAGTCTTCTGTATGCAGAAACATCCTGCAATTGATTCCCTAATGACTTTGACAGTTTTGTTGTATAATCCATAGGTGTGGTGATTGGTTTTGCATCTTGTAGTCCAAATTCCTCAAGGAGATCCAATGTCTATTTTCTTTGATACATTGCTATGCCTCTGTGGCTTCTAGCGAATTCGAGCCCCAAGAAGAATTTTAATTCCCCAAGATCCTTGATTTTAAACTTGTCATCAAGCAAGTGTTTCACTCTCTCAATCTCTCTAAGATCATTCCCGCCTAAAACCAGGTCATCCACGTAGACAAGGATGCAAGTGAATGATGCAGCGGTGGACTTGGTAAACAAACAACTATCGGCCTTGGACTGAGAGTACCCAAACTGAATGAGCACGCAACATAATTTCTGGTGCCATTGGCGGCTGGCTTGTTTGAGGCCGTACAAAGAGTGTTGTAATTTGCAGACAGAACCAATTGGGACTTGAAGACCTAAGGGTGGCTTCATGTACACTTCTTCGGGCAAGTCACCGTGTAAGAACGCAGTATTGACATCGAGCTGATGCACAAACCAGTCTTTAGTCGAAGCAATGGTGAGCAAGACTCTCAAAGTAGTTAGTTTAATCACAGGACTAAACGTATCAAAAAAATCGAACCCAGCAGTTTGGGTGAATCCCTTCGCCACCAATCTGGCTTTATGTCGCTCAACTTCACCATTAGGCTTAAACTTGGTCTTAAAGACCCATTTACAACCTATCGCCTTCTTTCCTTTGGGTAGAGGAGTCAGTGTCCATGTCTTGTTTTCTTCAAGAGCATTGAGTTCATCTCTAATTGCCTTCTTCCAACAACTATGAGTGATTGCCTCCTCATAACTTTGTGGTTCAATGTTAGTAGATAAAGCAGTCGAGAAGGCCCTGTGACCTACTGAAAGGGAATTCAAGCACACATAATTGGAGAGAGGATATTTTTTGTGGCATTGACTGGAGGGCTGTTGATCAGTGGTGGTGGATTGCATACAATGGTAGTCTTGAAGGTAGGCAGGTTTGTGTTTAATTCGAGTGGATCGGCGCACCTCTGGCTGCACATTAGGCAGTGCTGAATTCTGCATAGGTGGGTGTGATGTATCTAAATTGCGACTATGAGCAGAATCTTGTGAATGCAAATGTGGTGAAAAATGTGAATTAGTGGTAGTTGATGATGCATGAGGAGTGAGTTGAGATGCTGCCATTGGTGTGTGAGTGTAATCAAAATCTGGAGACGGATTAGGGGGCGGATATAGAGCTGCCGGCAGCACCATATTATCCAGCCGATGTGTATTAGTGCAGGGATGCGAAGTGGGATCATGGTGGAGAAAAGGATCAACATGTTCATATGATTTATAGTTAGTAGTTGTTTTTAAAGAAATGGACCAGTGGTATTTTTGAAAGGGAAGAACTGTTCATAAAACTTCACATTCCTTGAGATTATTATCTCGTGGGTTTTTGTGTCTAGCAGAACATATCCTTTAGTTCCTGACTTAAAACCTAAGAAAACACATTTTCTAGCTCTAGTGTCAACCTTTCTTCTATGAGAAACCAAAGTTGATgcataaaccaaacaaccaaaTACCTTGAGGCGTTTAATATCCGGTAAGGTATGATATAAGACCTGATAGGGACTACAAGGTGCTATTTTAATGTGAGGTGTTCTATTTAAAATGTGGACGGCATGAGCCACGGCATAGTGCCAAAAACAAAGTGGTAAGTTTGAATTAAAGATGAGTGTCCTGGCTACGTTCAAGATTTCTTGATGTCGCCTTTCTACCACCCCATTCTGTTGTGGAGTCTCCACACAGCTGGTTTGGTGTATAATACCCTTGGTTTGGTAGAATGAGGGCATCAAAAATTCTTGACCGTTATCAGATCGAATGCACTTAATGACTCTATTGTGTTGAGTTTCAACAAGTTGGacaaaattttcaatcaattttcTGACTTcagatttgtttttcaaaaaaaaaatagccaaGTGAATTTACTTTTGTCTTCAACCACTGTGAGAAAATATTTGTGGCACGAAATAGATGGTATAGCTATAGGTCCCCAAATGTCCATGTGCACTAGATCAAAAACATTTTCAGATTTGGTGTGACTTTCATTAAAAGGTAAACGTTTCTGCTTTGCATAGTGACATGGAGAACATGGTACATCACTATTATGATATGTAATGAATGGATATGCAACTTTCATTTGTTGTATCTTATTACATGAGATATGTCCTAAACGATGATGCCAAAGTGTTGCATCATCTAATGTATGAATGatattgtgtgtgtgtgtacaAGAGGCACAGATTTAGCTACATCACCCTTTATTGTATGCATCAGTTTCGGTGCTGCTGCCAAAACAGGTTTGATCCGCATTGTATACAATCCCCCTTTTTGATCAGCAGCTCCAATCGTCTTCAAGGTAAGTCGCTCCTGAATCTCACAATCGTGCATTGAACAAAAAGGAACAAGAAAGTGCATCAGCTgcttttgaaattgaaatgagATTATACTTGAAAGTAGGGATATATAAGACATCAGTCAAGTAGAAACTTGCTGAAAAGAAAATTGTCCCACAAATGGTTGTGACAACTTTAGAACCATTTGGCATTATGACTTGAACAGGTTTTATTGTTTTAACGGATGGAAAGAAATCGAGTGAGAATGACACATGAGCACTAGCTCCTGTATCCAAAATCCAGTCATGACAATTTAAAATATGGCTGGAAATTGATAAAAGATAGAAGGTACCTGCGGATGGTGCATGTACAGATGCCAAATTTCCATTATTTGGGGGGTCACTACATTGTTGTTGGAACAAGGCAAATAGGGCTTCTTTTTGCTTATCCGAAAACAACCCATCAAGACTGACTCTTTCATCCTTCTGGATTAAAGGTTCAATGCTGCCCTCTTCATTACTCGCAGCATTTATGGAATTTACTGAGTTCATGGCACTTGGGCCATCAGTATTCCCTTTGAATTGATTCCTTTGCATGTGTGGTGGGAATCCATGCTTGTAATAACAAGTGTCTACTAGGTGACCAGTCTTGCCACAGTGAGAGCATAATTTTGGTGTTCCTCGGCCATGTCCTTTACCTCTGCCCCCACGGCCCCTACCTCTTCCTCTAATTGAACTATTTCCATTATTCTGATAAGTCTCAAATGCATTCGTATTGACAGTATTTGCCATCATTCTTGCTTCAGGATCTATTGAGTGCATCAATTGTCTCTCTTGATGTAAAAGTGAAGAGAAGGCTGCTGCTACAGTTGGTAAGGGTGTTACAAGCATGAGTTGGGAGCGTACATTTGCATATTGATCATTCAATCCTCGAAGGAACCTAATTAGATGGGACTGCTCTCTGTGCTCTCTAATCATTTCAAGATTCTTTCCACATTCACAGTTATGAAGGCAAGAACACAATGCAATAGGTCTAAACTCATCTAATTCCTCCCAAATACTCTTCAACTTAGTATAGTAAGAAGTGATAGTGAGTTCACCTTGTCtcaacgaaaacaattcttctTCCAGATTTGCAATTCTGAACAGGTCCCCTTGATCGAATCTATGCTTCAGGTCCATCCATAGCTCGTAAGCGTTGTTGCACCATAAGACGCTCTGGAGAATTTCTGGACTGAGAGATCTGTGTAGCCAAGATAGAACAAATGTATTACAGCGATCCCAGGCTCCGAAGGAAGGGTCGTCCCTCTCTGGCTTCACTAGGGTTCCGTCGATAAATCGGAGTTTGTTCTTCGCATTGAGTGAAAGTGTCGCTGACCTTGACCACGAATGGTAGTTCGAGGTGGTTAATGGAGCATCCGTGAGTGAAATTCCAGGGGTTTCGCTAGGGTGCAAATAGAAGTGACTAGACAAATCTTGCAGTAAATTCGTGTTGGATCTTGACGCTTGTGCTTGAAACGCGTTGAATTGGGCCATCATGCGTGCGAATTTCTGCATATCGCTCGCCGAAAATGCTTGGTTCTCCGAATTCGCCTCTCCGTTATCCACGCTCGATTCCATTGATGATCGAATCGTGTAAGCACTACTTCACACAAATCTCCTCAAAGATGTGATCTTGCGCAGAGTGGTTACACTCTTTTTGCCACTCCACGCTCACCGCACCATGTGAAAACTCTGTTCGGTTACAGAGCGTGGTGGTGAGGCAGAGGAGTTGCTCCACGCAAGAGAGGGAGACTCAGAAAATGTGAAATAGCAAAGAGAAGCAAAAAGTATGATTTCATTATTGTAAACTGATATATATACACTCAACGTGAGCCACACATTTGATAACTGCCTAACTAAATTCCTTACTCTACTCTAACTAATACTGATGTTAATTTACTAAGTGGGACAACTTGTTATACATGCTATTAAGCTATTGATCTACTCTACTACAATCTGGCTACAGAAGTGGCGAACACGAAGAACGTGACGAGTTAGCGGCATGCCATGATAGTCTTCTTCTTCAGCTGCCACGACGGAAGGGGACGCAGCGGCgtgttgaaaaagaagaagcagtgaacacaaagaagaagaaggaggttgCCGAAAACGTTGTCGGAGTTCTCTTCCGACGATCACATCAACGTTTTTTGTTCATT
The Arachis duranensis cultivar V14167 chromosome 5, aradu.V14167.gnm2.J7QH, whole genome shotgun sequence genome window above contains:
- the LOC127747593 gene encoding uncharacterized protein LOC127747593, with the protein product MMAQFNAFQAQASRSNTNLLQDLSSHFYLHPSETPGISLTDAPLTTSNYHSWSRSATLSLNAKNKLRFIDGTLVKPERDDPSFGAWDRCNTFVLSWLHRSLSPEILQSVLWCNNAYELWMDLKHRFDQGDLFRIANLEEELFSLRQGELTITSYYTKLKSIWEELDEFRPIALCSCLHNCECGKNLEMIREHREQSHLIRFLRGLNDQYANVRSQLMLVTPLPTVAAAFSSLLHQERQLMHSIDPEARMMANTVNTNAFETYQNNGNSSIRGRGRGRGGRGKGHGRGTPKLCSHCGKTGHLVDTCYYKHGFPPHMQRNQFKGNTDGPSAMNSVNSINAASNEEGSIEPLIQKDERVSLDGLFSDKQKEALFALFQQQCSDPPNNGNLASVHAPSAGASAHVSFSLDFFPSVKTIKPVQVIMPNGSKVVTTICGTIFFSASFYLTDERLTLKTIGAADQKGGLYTMRIKPVLAAAPKLMHTIKGDVAKSVPLVHTHTISFIH